One segment of Corynebacterium atrinae DNA contains the following:
- a CDS encoding acyltransferase family protein, with product MVSGVAAAPAEQIRPRSVSYRYDLDGLRGIAIAFVVFFHVFVGRVSGGVDVFLLLSGYFFLGSQLRYARRPEASANPWWPIWRMIRRLVPTLVVVLAATVALLVAVAPELRTNTLGRQLWASLGYYQNWELATQDAAYDSASLFVSPLQHLWSMAVQGQFYLMAIGLAMAVIWVRRTGSDISKLVGPLLVVVTVASFLYAWKLHGVDQQLNYYSTWSRLWQLTLGALLALYGSHLTLPDRVRVAATWVGLAMVLTTGFLFDGASNFPGPAALFPIGGAALVIAGGGYGRLSAALAHRWMRWLGDIAYALYLWHWPLLILALAYAGEDANIWIGIGVVAVSVILADFTHRFVEVPLRQHGRRPVQGEKRVAGAVEELQTESSARGRSIGAVLIVALTSMLLTVPQAWAERIADIGQMRLDPREYPGAMATAGQRVPAVEEFQPELPVVHEYYPPAWTMGCMSVFGSDPALLPVEERGEEDCVLGDPDARFDVYVVGGSHAEQWTTALDMLGWQYRFRVIPLTRQSCPTFETELDGVFSEDCQTFNKSVLRKIDEDRPDLVISTSTRPLIEKGRTVDEVPLSYPTLWNFLADRGIPFVGLRDNPWFLEPDGSGFMVSRCVAETGDVDGCGQPRSEAYASVDPAARYLKRLPNMKAVDTADWFCPGDTCPGVIGNVYVYRDGNHFSVAYGESLAPLLWDEIKEFF from the coding sequence ATGGTGTCAGGCGTGGCGGCAGCCCCGGCGGAGCAGATCCGTCCCCGGAGCGTTTCCTACCGCTATGATCTCGACGGCCTGCGTGGCATCGCCATTGCATTCGTGGTCTTCTTCCACGTCTTCGTCGGCCGGGTATCGGGCGGCGTGGATGTCTTCCTGCTGCTGTCGGGTTATTTCTTTTTGGGTTCGCAGTTGCGCTACGCGCGTCGCCCGGAGGCGAGTGCGAATCCGTGGTGGCCGATCTGGCGGATGATTCGCCGACTGGTGCCTACGCTCGTGGTGGTGCTGGCTGCGACGGTGGCTTTGCTCGTCGCCGTGGCCCCTGAGCTGCGGACAAACACCTTGGGTCGGCAGCTGTGGGCCAGCCTGGGCTACTACCAAAACTGGGAGCTGGCGACCCAGGATGCGGCCTATGACTCGGCTTCGCTCTTTGTCAGCCCCCTGCAGCATTTGTGGTCGATGGCGGTGCAGGGGCAGTTCTATCTCATGGCGATCGGCCTGGCGATGGCGGTGATCTGGGTGCGCCGGACTGGGTCGGATATCTCGAAATTGGTCGGCCCTCTCCTCGTCGTGGTCACGGTCGCGTCTTTCCTCTACGCCTGGAAGCTGCACGGCGTTGATCAGCAACTGAACTACTACTCCACGTGGTCGCGGTTGTGGCAGCTCACGCTGGGGGCGCTGCTGGCACTCTACGGCTCGCACCTCACGTTGCCGGATCGGGTGCGCGTGGCGGCAACGTGGGTGGGTTTGGCGATGGTCCTCACCACGGGTTTCCTCTTCGACGGTGCCTCGAACTTCCCCGGACCCGCTGCGCTGTTCCCGATCGGCGGGGCCGCGCTCGTCATCGCCGGCGGGGGCTATGGTCGTTTGTCGGCGGCGTTGGCGCACCGGTGGATGCGCTGGCTCGGCGACATTGCCTACGCGCTGTACCTGTGGCATTGGCCGTTGCTCATCCTCGCGCTGGCCTATGCCGGGGAAGACGCAAACATTTGGATTGGCATCGGGGTCGTGGCCGTGTCGGTGATCCTTGCCGATTTCACCCACCGCTTCGTGGAGGTCCCGCTGCGCCAGCACGGTAGACGTCCCGTCCAGGGCGAAAAAAGAGTGGCCGGTGCCGTGGAGGAGCTGCAGACGGAGTCCAGCGCCCGAGGGCGTTCCATCGGCGCCGTGCTCATCGTGGCCCTGACGTCCATGTTGCTAACAGTCCCACAAGCCTGGGCCGAGCGCATTGCGGACATCGGGCAGATGAGGTTGGACCCGCGGGAGTATCCGGGGGCAATGGCGACAGCCGGGCAGCGGGTACCGGCAGTGGAGGAATTTCAACCGGAGCTTCCCGTGGTGCATGAGTACTACCCACCAGCGTGGACGATGGGCTGCATGTCGGTGTTTGGCAGTGATCCCGCCCTGCTTCCGGTGGAAGAGCGTGGCGAAGAGGATTGCGTGTTGGGCGATCCTGATGCCCGATTCGACGTCTACGTCGTTGGGGGTTCCCACGCTGAGCAGTGGACGACGGCGCTGGACATGTTGGGCTGGCAGTACCGCTTCCGGGTGATCCCCCTGACCAGACAGTCCTGCCCGACGTTTGAGACGGAGCTGGATGGGGTGTTTAGCGAAGACTGCCAGACCTTTAACAAGTCGGTGTTGCGCAAGATCGACGAGGATCGCCCCGATCTGGTCATCTCGACCTCGACGCGCCCGTTGATCGAGAAGGGACGCACCGTCGATGAGGTGCCGCTGAGCTACCCTACGCTGTGGAACTTCCTCGCAGACCGGGGGATCCCCTTCGTGGGGTTGCGGGATAATCCGTGGTTCCTGGAGCCGGATGGGTCCGGGTTCATGGTGTCGCGGTGTGTCGCCGAAACGGGCGACGTGGACGGTTGCGGCCAGCCCCGCTCCGAGGCTTACGCTTCCGTCGATCCGGCGGCGCGCTATCTCAAGCGCTTGCCGAACATGAAGGCCGTGGACACCGCAGACTGGTTCTGCCCGGGGGATACCTGCCCGGGAGTAATTGGCAACGTCTACGTCTACCGTGACGGCAACCATTTCTCCGTGGCCTACGGGGAGAGTCTCGCGCCATTGCTGTGGGACGAGATCAAGGAATTCTTCTAG
- a CDS encoding nucleoside triphosphate pyrophosphatase, translated as MQLVLASASPSRKFILHSAGVEPIVHPAHVDEEALFTQLIDAPASRTVAALAEAKALAVAGEYPADTVVIGCDSMLLLDGELQGKPHTVERTIERWQAQAGRSAELLTGHCVVYGGHTVVETASTTVHFADASPKDIDAYAATGEPLECAGAFTLEALGGWFIDRIEGDPSSVVGLSLPLVRRALYHFGFSVSDFWNR; from the coding sequence ATGCAGCTGGTCCTCGCGTCAGCCTCGCCCTCGCGGAAGTTCATCCTTCACTCCGCGGGGGTTGAACCGATTGTTCATCCGGCCCACGTCGATGAGGAAGCACTGTTCACCCAGCTTATCGACGCCCCCGCCTCCCGCACCGTCGCCGCCCTCGCCGAGGCGAAGGCACTCGCCGTCGCCGGCGAGTATCCGGCCGATACGGTGGTCATCGGCTGTGATTCCATGCTCCTGCTGGACGGGGAACTCCAGGGCAAGCCCCACACGGTGGAGCGCACCATCGAGCGATGGCAGGCCCAAGCAGGCCGCAGCGCAGAGCTACTCACCGGGCATTGCGTGGTCTACGGCGGGCACACAGTCGTAGAAACCGCCTCCACGACGGTGCACTTCGCCGACGCCTCCCCCAAAGACATTGACGCCTACGCCGCCACGGGCGAGCCCCTAGAGTGCGCCGGCGCGTTTACCCTCGAGGCCCTCGGCGGCTGGTTCATCGACCGCATCGAGGGCGACCCCTCTTCCGTGGTCGGGCTATCGCTGCCCCTCGTGCGACGGGCCCTGTACCACTTCGGCTTCTCGGTATCGGACTTCTGGAACCGCTAG
- a CDS encoding acyl-CoA carboxylase subunit epsilon encodes MTTTMEKPLFRVLKGNPDATELAALTAVIAGLAKRRPAEDSGERNLWGRPEDRLQRTTLYNPNAFRNVTFY; translated from the coding sequence GTGACCACAACCATGGAAAAGCCACTGTTTCGGGTCCTCAAAGGAAACCCGGATGCCACCGAGCTAGCCGCGCTCACCGCCGTCATCGCGGGTCTGGCCAAGCGCCGCCCCGCTGAGGATTCCGGCGAGCGTAACCTGTGGGGCCGCCCCGAGGATCGTCTCCAGCGCACGACCTTGTACAACCCGAACGCGTTCCGCAACGTCACGTTCTACTGA